Proteins found in one Solitalea lacus genomic segment:
- a CDS encoding TonB-dependent receptor, with protein sequence MKKKTTLLIMRVSVLVFGSIMTLGGAIFANSTNGQDLTKVKISLDLKSESMSESVERISKASQIDFTYNYNELKKYRVAAASFKNTSVSSVLDKMLANTEFDYKETGNSVTIFRKSEEELVKERREKEAQKIISIPVKGKVVDEKGLPLPGVSVSVKGSTNGVVTDVEGNFQVTVSSEKDVLVFSMVGFEQRVITVGNNQSFNIVLKESITSLNEVAVVGYSSKKVVELSSSVVTVSGEKLRDVTSNDIASLLQGKAPGVVASSDSGDPTSGSNIMIRGAGTITASSAPLVVVDGMIGGTYSPADVESITLLKDAAATGLYGSRASNGVLIITTKTGKAGKTKIDFNSSTGFAEATTGKFKLMNSQQLFDYQKLYYTPDPAALNANTNWWNEAFRTGMVNNYTLSASGGNEKTLFYISGNYFKEEGTLISNDKTAYNFRTNISHKLNDKLKLSALFNGIFTKDDYNTTGALYQAYNNMPFDAAYNANGEPIDSRYGTWFGRDRGNFTYDQQYNTSNARSQNLSVDLNLDYAITKHFSFATYNRVKFFNYQDSWFNDKRSQAGGASGGAMGNSASYTNNMITSNRLKYENTFGNHNLAFLAVGEAEKEYSDNLGFSGKTLPAGRPFASTAASQENPIYGSKYEFSFSKYLGQADYNYANKYFAVASLVREYGSRFGENNPWGTFYQLGSSWIISNESFMQDLKAINFLKLRASHGTTGNAYGIDLYASRGLYSISEEASYAGVPGAAPYQQANPDLTWEKARTNNIGLDLGLFKRIDLSIDAYDRLTSDLLFRIDLPGTSTYKHVYKNVGSVRNRGLEFNLTTKNFVKKFTWETNFNMAFNRNKVLALNEGRNEVYSGARQPIAIGHDMDEWYMPVWAGVNPANGDPLWEQISSDADGKNYLSYTNNYNLVATPTSRQFLGKSSAPKFTGGITNTFGYKGLTLSAFFNFVYGNYVYNASRFLFDNDGVYESYNAMVLANGWSRWQKPGDLATHPKPIHGGNRNANSSSSRYLEDGSYIRLRNITLGYQLPASLINKAKIGSARIFVSGDNLWTGTNFSGPDPEVILQGDIRDAYGNKLTGQSNIKYPVSKKIIFGINVGF encoded by the coding sequence ATGAAAAAAAAGACTACACTATTAATTATGAGGGTAAGTGTTCTTGTCTTTGGTTCTATAATGACTCTTGGCGGTGCAATATTTGCGAATTCGACCAATGGTCAGGATTTAACCAAAGTGAAAATTTCTTTAGACTTAAAGTCTGAGTCCATGAGTGAATCCGTGGAACGAATCAGTAAAGCCAGCCAGATTGACTTTACCTATAACTATAATGAACTTAAAAAGTATCGTGTTGCAGCGGCAAGCTTTAAGAATACGAGTGTTAGCTCTGTTTTAGATAAAATGTTGGCTAATACCGAATTTGACTATAAAGAAACGGGTAACAGCGTAACTATTTTCCGCAAATCAGAGGAAGAGTTAGTCAAAGAACGCCGTGAAAAGGAAGCTCAAAAGATTATTTCTATTCCGGTTAAAGGAAAAGTAGTTGATGAGAAAGGTCTTCCATTACCAGGTGTTAGTGTATCAGTAAAAGGGTCTACAAATGGAGTAGTTACTGATGTTGAAGGTAATTTTCAAGTTACTGTTTCATCTGAGAAGGATGTTTTAGTATTCAGCATGGTTGGTTTTGAACAACGCGTAATTACAGTTGGAAATAACCAATCGTTTAATATTGTGCTGAAGGAGTCCATTACTTCTCTGAATGAGGTTGCAGTAGTGGGTTACTCTTCTAAAAAGGTAGTGGAATTATCAAGCTCGGTGGTTACAGTATCGGGAGAGAAGTTAAGAGATGTGACATCTAATGATATCGCCAGCCTTTTGCAAGGTAAGGCGCCAGGTGTTGTAGCATCATCAGATTCAGGAGACCCTACTTCAGGTTCCAATATTATGATACGAGGTGCTGGGACTATTACAGCCAGCTCTGCACCATTGGTTGTTGTGGATGGTATGATTGGCGGTACCTATAGTCCTGCTGATGTTGAATCAATTACACTCCTAAAGGATGCCGCGGCTACCGGTTTGTATGGATCAAGAGCTTCAAACGGGGTATTGATTATTACCACTAAAACAGGAAAGGCAGGCAAAACTAAAATAGACTTCAATAGCAGTACCGGATTTGCCGAAGCTACTACCGGTAAGTTTAAATTGATGAATTCGCAGCAATTATTTGATTATCAGAAACTTTATTATACTCCTGATCCTGCAGCGTTAAATGCAAATACCAATTGGTGGAATGAGGCGTTTAGAACAGGTATGGTAAATAATTATACACTTTCCGCTTCAGGTGGAAATGAGAAAACCCTGTTTTATATTTCTGGAAATTACTTTAAGGAAGAAGGTACTTTAATTTCTAATGACAAAACGGCTTATAATTTCCGTACGAATATTTCGCATAAGCTAAATGATAAATTAAAATTGAGCGCTTTATTCAATGGTATTTTTACAAAGGATGACTATAACACAACAGGTGCTTTATATCAGGCTTATAATAATATGCCTTTTGATGCAGCATATAATGCCAACGGTGAGCCAATAGATTCAAGGTATGGAACATGGTTTGGAAGAGATAGAGGTAATTTTACTTATGATCAACAATATAACACTTCTAATGCCAGAAGCCAGAATTTATCTGTAGATCTGAATTTAGATTACGCCATCACTAAGCACTTTAGTTTTGCTACTTACAACAGGGTAAAATTCTTTAATTACCAGGATAGCTGGTTTAATGACAAAAGATCTCAAGCCGGGGGAGCAAGTGGAGGAGCAATGGGTAACTCTGCTTCTTATACAAACAATATGATTACCTCAAACAGGTTGAAATATGAAAACACCTTTGGTAATCATAACCTGGCGTTTTTAGCTGTGGGAGAGGCTGAAAAAGAATATTCCGACAATCTTGGGTTTAGTGGGAAAACTTTACCGGCAGGCAGACCTTTTGCTTCGACAGCTGCAAGCCAGGAAAATCCTATCTATGGTTCAAAGTATGAATTTAGCTTTAGCAAATACCTCGGTCAGGCAGATTATAACTATGCTAATAAATATTTTGCAGTTGCCTCATTGGTACGTGAATATGGTTCACGATTTGGTGAAAATAACCCTTGGGGTACCTTTTATCAATTAGGGTCTTCTTGGATTATCAGTAATGAATCATTCATGCAAGACCTAAAGGCAATTAATTTCTTAAAGCTTCGCGCCAGCCATGGAACTACAGGAAATGCATATGGAATAGACCTTTATGCTTCCAGGGGGTTGTACTCTATATCTGAAGAGGCGAGTTATGCAGGTGTACCGGGTGCGGCGCCTTATCAGCAAGCAAACCCGGATTTAACTTGGGAAAAAGCAAGAACTAATAATATTGGTTTGGATCTTGGTTTGTTTAAAAGAATAGACTTAAGCATTGATGCTTACGACAGATTAACATCCGACCTTTTGTTCAGGATAGATTTACCTGGTACTTCTACATATAAACATGTTTATAAAAACGTAGGGTCAGTAAGAAACCGAGGATTGGAATTTAATCTGACCACCAAAAATTTTGTGAAGAAATTTACCTGGGAGACTAATTTCAATATGGCCTTTAACCGCAATAAAGTACTAGCGTTAAATGAAGGCAGAAATGAAGTATATTCCGGTGCCCGCCAGCCAATTGCTATTGGTCATGATATGGATGAATGGTACATGCCTGTTTGGGCTGGTGTTAATCCAGCAAATGGTGATCCATTATGGGAACAGATCTCTTCTGATGCTGATGGTAAGAACTATCTAAGTTATACCAACAATTATAACCTGGTTGCTACACCCACATCCAGACAGTTTCTTGGAAAATCTTCAGCTCCTAAATTTACCGGTGGTATTACCAATACATTTGGCTATAAAGGCCTAACGCTTTCAGCATTTTTCAATTTTGTTTATGGTAACTATGTATATAATGCCAGCCGTTTCTTGTTCGACAATGATGGTGTTTATGAAAGTTACAATGCCATGGTATTGGCTAATGGCTGGAGCAGGTGGCAAAAACCGGGTGATTTAGCAACTCATCCTAAGCCCATACACGGAGGAAACAGAAATGCTAATTCCTCTTCATCAAGATACCTGGAAGATGGAAGTTATATTCGCTTACGTAACATTACCTTAGGCTACCAATTGCCAGCTTCCCTGATCAATAAGGCGAAGATAGGCAGCGCCCGTATTTTTGTAAGCGGCGATAACTTGTGGACCGGTACTAATTTTTCAGGACCTGATCCGGAAGTTATTTTGCAAGGAGATATAAGAGACGCTTACGGTAATAAACTTACAGGTCAGTCAAATATTAAATACCCTGTCAGCAAGAAAATCATCTTTGGTATTAACGTTGGATTCTAA
- a CDS encoding FecR family protein, which yields MQLKDLYRLLGLTGNEPSPFSSEGHKAQVKAEIWSKINDARQQLGEFPSPKVVSINRKQLILVAASITFFSVLGLLVHRKLTKRNAIIEYVTYKTPKGQTQMLELPDKSVIWLNAATEVRIPQKFTQQRDVYLIDGEAFFEVTPNKEKPFVVHSNGIETKVLGTGFNVKSMKNLAEIKVAVLHGRVAVGNAQQTFDVITKNQSVTYNKQTGTAQTKEVNTDEVVAWRNGDVVLRMVSFDEIITAIEDVYNVDIEYNATQFTYCRNYIRFSYKQPLAQVLDMLKAIQGIDYSVNGKTIKITGGAKCK from the coding sequence ATGCAATTAAAGGACTTATATAGATTATTAGGATTAACAGGAAACGAACCTTCTCCATTTAGTAGTGAAGGACATAAAGCGCAAGTAAAAGCAGAGATCTGGTCTAAGATAAATGATGCTCGTCAACAACTTGGAGAATTTCCTTCTCCAAAAGTAGTTTCGATTAATAGAAAACAACTGATTCTTGTTGCGGCTTCTATCACTTTCTTCTCAGTATTGGGCCTGCTGGTCCATCGTAAACTTACCAAGCGAAATGCAATAATTGAATATGTAACCTATAAAACACCAAAAGGGCAGACCCAAATGCTTGAGCTGCCTGATAAATCTGTGATTTGGTTAAATGCAGCAACCGAAGTAAGAATTCCCCAAAAATTTACTCAGCAACGTGATGTATACCTGATAGATGGGGAAGCTTTTTTTGAAGTTACTCCAAATAAAGAAAAACCATTCGTAGTGCATTCAAACGGGATTGAAACGAAGGTATTGGGCACCGGATTTAACGTGAAATCAATGAAAAATCTGGCGGAAATCAAAGTTGCAGTATTGCATGGTCGTGTTGCTGTAGGCAATGCCCAACAAACATTTGATGTAATTACCAAAAATCAGTCGGTGACTTATAACAAACAAACCGGTACAGCTCAAACAAAAGAAGTTAATACCGATGAAGTAGTTGCATGGCGAAATGGTGATGTGGTTTTACGTATGGTTTCGTTTGATGAAATCATAACAGCCATTGAAGATGTGTACAATGTAGATATCGAATATAATGCAACACAATTTACTTATTGTAGAAACTATATCCGCTTTAGTTATAAGCAGCCTTTAGCGCAAGTGCTTGATATGCTAAAGGCTATTCAAGGAATTGATTATTCAGTTAATGGTAAAACGATCAAAATTACAGGAGGGGCTAAATGTAAATAA
- a CDS encoding RNA polymerase sigma factor produces the protein MNTNKDLILLLKEGNEKAFSELYNRYWEIVYNISYRKLRDEDKAKDFVQEVFVGIWIKREQLNEEKEILPYLYTILKNGIIDQARKDVCRNNHIEDLQRSLSVYEESTHDQLAFKELKLQISAEVENLPQKMKEVYRLSREEGLTINEISERLSLSDQTVKNQITTALKRIRAAVYTLFF, from the coding sequence GTGAATACTAACAAAGACTTGATTCTACTGCTTAAGGAAGGTAACGAAAAAGCGTTTAGCGAATTATATAATCGCTATTGGGAGATTGTATACAATATATCCTATAGAAAACTAAGAGATGAAGATAAGGCAAAAGACTTTGTACAAGAAGTATTTGTGGGTATATGGATTAAACGAGAACAGCTAAACGAAGAAAAAGAAATCTTACCTTACCTCTATACCATACTAAAAAATGGTATAATTGATCAAGCTCGAAAAGATGTTTGCAGAAATAACCATATAGAAGATTTGCAACGTAGTCTTTCCGTGTATGAAGAATCTACCCACGATCAGTTAGCGTTCAAAGAACTAAAGTTGCAGATTTCTGCGGAGGTAGAAAATTTGCCTCAAAAGATGAAGGAAGTGTATAGACTTAGCAGAGAAGAAGGACTGACTATCAATGAAATTTCCGAACGGTTATCCTTGTCTGATCAAACCGTTAAGAATCAAATTACCACTGCTTTAAAGCGCATCAGGGCAGCTGTTTATACATTGTTTTTTTAG
- a CDS encoding glycoside hydrolase family 2 protein gives MKRFSISIVLLIITQIAFSQTEPRTVLSFNHSWEMFPIEKTTEIKIKNARVGTSFQAQFNQEVVDLKNESQDSIARKEIGDAVKGFADEYSIIKALPWEKVSLPHPVRYEKNLNPAGNQFTGICYYRKQFTVPVNFRNCKLSIQFEGAMQTASIWINGKFVMQHRGGYTPFMIPLNGYIDPNATNEIIVRLDNTDDKNTPPGKPLASLGFLYWSGIYRDTWLIATNPVYITDPVEANTVAGGGVFVRYENVSVNAADILIKTQVKNDGISDHSFVIKQIISNPKEKQQWQVSSERFDIEQGVQKEVEQKITIAKPKLWSPDAPNRYLLITEVWNKGQLVDRLTQRIGIRKLSFSRKEGFKLNDQPLWIVGTNRHQDHPFIGNALSDAAQYRDLKRIKEAGFNFVRLAHYPHDPSVYDICDSLGIMVGNPIPGWQFFNKNKVFTDRVFRDIRDMIRRDRNHPSVIMWEASLNESYPYDEFRIKSAEVAHEEYPGDNFFTCGDTYAAKKTNWDVPFCGWGDPFGRPQNVQPEAPSFVREYGDYEFGGAESTTRVNRSHGEKALLQNAWNFQWEHNLLRGPEYQPWTIGDATWAFFDGFEVFDKNTSDWGVMDVYRLPKFGFYFFRSQLSPTRPSAAAENTPMAYIANWWTSANSADKVVVFSNCDEIALYLNGKLISKQKPDSGKDTPYGDFYKGGNPFDGGNCIHLDHPPFTFNKVNWQPGELKAVGYIKGKKVTSSKVITPSAPNKLSLTADTKGLGLVADGADAIFIHAEIQDVSGSIVLLDNETEVDFTVEGNGVIVSPKIVKVRGGIASILIRSTEQTGPIVIKATAKGLKTAALTITSKTDTRNY, from the coding sequence ATGAAAAGATTCTCCATCAGTATTGTCTTATTGATCATTACACAAATTGCATTTTCGCAAACCGAACCAAGAACTGTTCTTAGTTTTAACCATTCTTGGGAAATGTTTCCTATTGAAAAGACAACTGAAATAAAAATTAAAAATGCCAGAGTCGGGACTTCGTTTCAGGCTCAATTTAATCAGGAAGTTGTCGACCTTAAAAATGAGTCACAAGATTCGATTGCACGAAAAGAAATAGGAGATGCGGTTAAAGGTTTTGCCGATGAATATTCAATAATAAAAGCGTTGCCTTGGGAGAAAGTTTCATTACCACATCCTGTGCGGTACGAAAAAAATCTTAATCCTGCAGGAAATCAATTTACAGGCATTTGTTATTACAGAAAGCAATTTACTGTTCCGGTTAATTTCCGGAACTGTAAATTGTCTATTCAATTTGAGGGAGCAATGCAAACGGCTTCGATATGGATAAACGGAAAGTTTGTAATGCAGCACCGAGGAGGGTATACTCCATTTATGATTCCTTTAAATGGATATATCGATCCAAATGCGACAAATGAAATCATCGTTCGATTAGATAATACCGATGATAAAAATACCCCGCCAGGAAAACCGCTGGCTTCTTTAGGATTTTTGTATTGGAGCGGGATTTACCGTGATACCTGGCTAATTGCGACTAATCCGGTTTATATAACCGATCCTGTAGAAGCAAACACCGTTGCCGGTGGTGGTGTTTTTGTGCGTTATGAAAATGTTTCTGTTAATGCTGCTGATATCCTGATTAAAACCCAGGTTAAGAACGACGGAATTAGTGATCATTCATTTGTAATAAAACAAATCATTTCCAATCCTAAAGAAAAGCAGCAATGGCAAGTAAGTTCTGAACGTTTTGACATTGAACAAGGAGTCCAAAAAGAGGTCGAACAGAAAATAACGATTGCTAAACCGAAGTTATGGTCACCTGATGCGCCCAATCGTTATTTGCTCATTACTGAAGTATGGAATAAAGGGCAGTTGGTTGATCGCCTTACGCAGCGTATTGGTATCCGTAAATTATCGTTTAGCAGAAAAGAAGGTTTTAAATTAAATGATCAGCCATTGTGGATTGTTGGCACCAACCGGCATCAGGATCACCCTTTTATAGGCAATGCTTTATCGGATGCTGCTCAATACCGCGACCTGAAGCGAATAAAAGAGGCTGGATTTAATTTTGTTCGCCTGGCGCATTATCCACATGATCCTTCTGTATATGATATCTGCGACTCACTGGGCATAATGGTTGGTAATCCGATTCCGGGTTGGCAATTCTTCAATAAAAACAAGGTGTTTACCGATCGTGTGTTCAGAGACATCAGAGACATGATAAGAAGGGACCGGAATCACCCTTCTGTAATTATGTGGGAAGCCAGTTTAAATGAGAGCTATCCTTATGACGAGTTCAGAATAAAATCGGCTGAAGTGGCGCATGAAGAATACCCAGGTGACAATTTCTTTACCTGTGGGGATACCTACGCTGCGAAAAAAACGAACTGGGATGTGCCCTTTTGTGGATGGGGAGATCCGTTCGGAAGACCTCAAAATGTGCAACCGGAAGCGCCAAGTTTTGTACGTGAATACGGCGATTACGAATTTGGTGGAGCTGAGTCCACCACCCGGGTAAACAGAAGTCATGGTGAAAAAGCACTGTTGCAAAACGCGTGGAACTTTCAATGGGAACATAATTTATTAAGAGGCCCTGAATACCAACCCTGGACGATAGGGGATGCTACTTGGGCATTTTTTGATGGCTTTGAAGTGTTTGATAAAAATACATCAGATTGGGGCGTGATGGATGTGTACCGCTTGCCTAAGTTTGGTTTTTATTTTTTCAGAAGCCAGCTAAGTCCTACTCGTCCTAGTGCTGCTGCAGAAAATACTCCAATGGCCTATATAGCTAACTGGTGGACCTCTGCTAACTCGGCCGACAAAGTGGTTGTGTTCTCAAATTGCGATGAAATCGCTTTATATCTCAATGGAAAACTGATTAGTAAGCAAAAGCCCGACAGCGGAAAAGATACCCCTTATGGCGATTTTTACAAAGGAGGGAACCCTTTTGATGGGGGTAACTGCATTCATTTAGATCATCCGCCATTTACCTTTAACAAGGTTAACTGGCAACCGGGAGAGTTGAAGGCAGTTGGGTACATTAAGGGTAAAAAAGTAACAAGTAGTAAGGTAATTACTCCATCGGCGCCTAATAAACTTTCATTGACTGCAGATACGAAAGGCTTAGGCTTAGTAGCTGATGGGGCTGACGCCATCTTTATTCATGCCGAAATTCAGGATGTTAGTGGTTCAATCGTTCTCTTGGATAATGAAACCGAAGTAGACTTTACAGTTGAAGGCAATGGAGTTATAGTGAGCCCTAAAATTGTTAAGGTACGAGGGGGCATTGCTTCAATTTTAATAAGATCAACGGAACAAACAGGACCAATAGTGATTAAAGCAACAGCTAAAGGTTTAAAGACAGCCGCTCTTACTATTACAAGTAAAACGGATACAAGAAACTATTAG